The following are from one region of the Elgaria multicarinata webbii isolate HBS135686 ecotype San Diego chromosome 13, rElgMul1.1.pri, whole genome shotgun sequence genome:
- the LOC134408374 gene encoding gilatoxin-like, with translation MEPSKLLAVFLLLLPSFVSAHRKRVLGGEECSETEHPWLVMLHNSKGPFCAGVLIDSNWVLSAAHCYESGKIKMRLGMHNRKMLRGNEQSRVSVAAHCYPDAARTTKNSCLNYTADIMMLKLNKPVKYSKFIAPLRLPTVSVSVGAKCRIQGWGVTTAPNLTYPDVPHCADVNIQEKRLCVKAHRKWKMTEHILCTGTWRGCKGACWGDSGGPLICEGQVQGIFAFTAVLGPRIYTKVDNYLNWIRGFY, from the exons ATGGAACCTTCCAAACTGCTGGCTgtctttctgttgctgctgccgtcTTTTG TGTCAGCACACCGTAAGCGGGTCCTTGGAGGCGAGGAATGCAGTGAGACTGAACATCCATGGCTTGTGATGCTCCATAACTCAAAAGGCCCCTTCTGTGCTGGAGTATTGATTGATTCTAACTGGGTGCTCAGTGCTGCTCATTGCTATGAAAG TGGCAAAATCAAGATGAGGCTTGGAATGCACAACAGAAAGATGCTAAGAGGTAATGAACAGTCGAGAGTCAGTGTGGCTGCCCATTGCTACCCGGACGCTGCCCGCACCACCAAGAACAGCTGTCTGAACTACACTGCTGACATCATGATGCTCAAATTGAACAAACCTGTGAAGTACAGCAAGTTCATCGCCCCTCTCCGCCTGCCCACCGTCTCTGTCTCCGTGGGAGCAAAATGCAGGATCCAGGGTTGGGGCGTAACCACAGCTCCTAACC TGACTTATCCTGACGTTCCTCATTGCGCTGACGTCAACATACAAGAGAAACGCTTGTGTGTAAAGGCTCACCGAAAGTGGAAAATGACTGAACACATATTATGTACAGGAACTTGGAGAGGATGCAAAGGTGCATGCTGG GGTGATTCCGGTGGACCCCTTATCTGTGAAGGACAAGTCCAGGGGATTTTTGCTTTTACTGCCGTACTTGGGCCTCGCATATATACCAAAGTCGACAACTATCTCAACTGGATCCGTGGTTTTTATTGA